The window ATGAATCGGGTTTCTTAGCTATCGAAAATCGAACAGAGGAACGACTGCCGATTTGGGGATCAGGACAATCGGTTCAGGTGGAGGTACTGCTGGTTTTCGACCGGGTCACTTCGAGCACCTCATCGTATTGAGAACTCATGGACGGAGCGTTCGAGTTAGGAAGATTCTTCCCGCTCGCTCCCGCAGGTGTTGACATGAGCACGATTACTCGCGGAACGGAGAGTGAAGAGCGATGATGGGCGGCGGAAATCAAGAGCTTCAGCAGTTGTCGCAGCAGCTTCAGCAGCTGGAAGCCGAGAAAGAGGAACTAGAGGGCGAAGTCGAGGACCTGCGCGACGAGAAGGGCGAGATGGATGAAGCCATCGAAGCTATCGAAACGCTCGAGACCGGTTCGATCGTTCAGGTTCCGCTCGGTGGCGGGGCGTACATCCGTGCCAGCGTCGAGAACATCGACGAAGTCGTCGTCGAACTCGGTGGCGGCTACGCTGCGGAGCGCGACCAGAACGGTGCCGTCGAATCGCTAAAAAGCCGAAAGGACGTCGTCGATCAGCATATCAGCGACACGCAGGAAGAGATCGCGGAGATCGAAGCCGAGAGCGACCAGTTGGAGCAGAAGGCGCAGCAGATGCAACAACAGCAGATGCAACAGCAGATGCAGCAGATGCAGCAACAGCAGGAAGACGAGGACGAATAACCGGCGATGTTCGACAGTCTGAAGGAGAAGC of the Haladaptatus caseinilyticus genome contains:
- the pfdA gene encoding prefoldin subunit alpha; its protein translation is MGGGNQELQQLSQQLQQLEAEKEELEGEVEDLRDEKGEMDEAIEAIETLETGSIVQVPLGGGAYIRASVENIDEVVVELGGGYAAERDQNGAVESLKSRKDVVDQHISDTQEEIAEIEAESDQLEQKAQQMQQQQMQQQMQQMQQQQEDEDE